A stretch of DNA from Anaerotignum faecicola:
CGGCCGCCTTGTGCAGCGCTACCATAATAATTCAAGCGCGCCGGCAGACACAATCCATGTTGCGATAAGATTTTTTGTAAATCCCGCAACAATATATCCTAAAAGGGAACATGCCGCCACAGTTACGGAATAAGGTATCTGCGTTGAAACATGGTCTATATGGTTACAGGATGCTCCGGTGCTTGACAATATTGTGGTGTCGGAAATCGGAGAGCAGTGATCCACGAAAACAGAACCTGCAA
This window harbors:
- a CDS encoding Na+/H+ antiporter NhaC family protein, which encodes LVPIENERNPATTNIMAGISIVGTSWGTFGILIPIIASICEAVAPELTIISLSATLAGSVFVDHCSPISDTTILSSTGASCNHIDHVSTQIPYSVTVAACSLLGYIVAGFTKNLIATWIVSAGALELLW